The Parvibaculum sp. DNA segment AACCGCATGGGCGACACCGCCGTCGCGATGGGCAAGCTTCTCTGATCGGAGCCTGAACGCCAGATGGCCGGTCACAAAACGCTCGACGATCTTTTCGCAACGGCCGACATCAAGGGCCGTCGGGTGCTGGTCCGCGCCGATCTCAACGTGCCGATGCAGGACGGAAAAGTGGGCGACGCCACGCGGCTCGAACGCGTGGCGCCGACCCTGACCGAACTCGCCGGTCGCGGTGCAAAGGTTGTCGTGCTGTCGCATTTCGGCCGCCCCAAAGGCAAGCCGGACGCCAAATATTCGCTGAAGCCTGTCGCCGAGGCCCTTTCGGCCTTCACCGGCGGAACGGTCGCCTTCGCCGATGACTGCATCGGCGAAGTAGCCCAGCGCGCCATCGAGGCCCTCGCGCCGGGCAGCATTCTGGTGCTCGAAAACACGCGTTTCCATGCCGGCGAGGAAAAGAACGATCCGGATTTCGCCGCCGCGCTGGCAAAAAACGGCGACGTCTATGTCAACGACGCCTTTTCCTGCGCCCATCGCGCGCACGGCTCGACCGAAGGCATCACCCGCTTCCTGCCGTCCTATGCGGGCCGCGCGATGGAAGCCGAACTGACGGCGCTTGAGGCCGCGCTCGGCACGCCGAAACGGCCTGTGGTAGCGGTTGTCGGCGGCGCAAAAATCTCCACGAAAATCGCGCTGCTCGCCAACCTCGTCAAAAAGGTCGACGCCCTGGTCATCGGCGGCGGCATGGCCAACACCTTCCTGGCCGCGCAGGGCAAGAAGATCGGCAAATCGCTCTGCGAACCCGATCTGCTCGACACCGCCCGCGAAATTCTCGAAAGCGCGCGCGCCGCGAAATGCGATGTCGTTCTGCCCTCCGACGTCGTCGTCGCCGCCGAATTCAAGGCCGGCGCCACGGCACACACGGTTTCGGCCGATGCGGTGCCGGAGGACATGATGATCCTCGATGTCGGGCCCGACACGCTGAAACATCTGGCTGGCCGCTTCGAAACGGCGAAGACGGTGGTCTGGAACGGGCCGCTCGGCGCTTTCGAAATCCCGCCCTTCGACCGCGGCACCGTCGAGGCCGCGCGCCTCGTCGCGATGCGCAGCAAACAGGGCGAACTTGTGTCGGTCGCCGGCGGTGGCGACACGGTGGCAGCGCTCAACGAAGCGGGCGCGGCCGAAGATTTTACCTATGTATCCGCCGCGGGCGGCGCCTTCCTCGAATGGATGGAAGGCGTGGAACTGCCGGGCGTCGCGGCGCTCGCGAAAACCTGAGCCGAAAGGCGAGACCGGGAGAACGATGAAATGACTGAGACCCTTGAATCGATTGCCGAGGCCATGGTCGCGCCGGGCAAAGGCATTCTCGCCGCGGACGAAAGTTCGGGCACGATCAAGAAGCGCTTCGACAGCATCAATGTGGAATCGACGGCCGACAGCCGCCGCGACTACCGCGAAATGCTGTTCCGCACCGAAGAGGCGATGAAGAATTACATTTCGGGCGTGATCCTCTACGACGAGACGATCCGCCAGAAGGCGAAAGACGGTGCGCCGCTGGTCGACCTGATCAAAAAGGCGGGCTCGATCCCCGGCATCAAGGTCGATACCGGCGCCAAGGACATGCCCGGCTTCCCCGGCGAGAAGATCACCGAAGGCCTCGACGGTCTCGGCGAGCGACTGGCGGAATACTACGACCTCGGCGCGCGCTTCGCGAAATGGCGCGCCGTCATCGACATTGCGCCGGGCATCCCGACGCGCACCTGCCTCGAAGCCAATGCCGAGGCGCTGGCGCGCTACGCGGCGCTTTGCCAGCAGGCGAAGATCGTCCCCATCGTCGAGCCCGAAGTACTGATGGATGGCGGCCACGATGTCGACCGCTGCTTCGAGGTTACCGAAGAGACGCTGCGCATCCTCTTCGACCGCCTCGCGGCCCATCGCGTTCGTCTTGAGGGTACGGTGCTGAAGCCCAACATGGTGATCGCCGGCAAGAAATGCGGCAAGCAGGCCAGTGTCGAGGAAGTCGCCGAAAAGACCATCGCCTGCTTCAGGCGCACGGTTCCGGCGGCAATCCCCGGCATCGTCTTCCTGTCCGGCGGCCAGTCGGACGAGGATGCGACCGCGCATCTCAATGCGATGAACGCGATCGGCGGCTTCCCTTGGAAAATGTCCTTCTCCTATGGCCGCGCGCTTCAGGCCGCGCCGCTGAAGGCATGGGGCGGCGAGGCGCAGAACGTGCCCGCCGGCCAGAGGGCCTTCCTGCACCGCGCAAAGATGAACGGCCTCGCCACACTCGGCACCTGGAAAGCGGCACTCGAAAAGGCGGCCTGAACCGGACGCAGCTCATGAAGGGGACGTGCACGAAGCCCCGCTTCGCGCTACAAACCCGCCCATGACCGAGCCGAATGCCGAAACGCCCTGCCGCCTCTATCTCATCACGCCGCCGCGTTTTGAGCCGCGCGCCTTCGCCGACACACTGAAGGCCGCGCTCGACGCGGGCGATGTCGCGAGCCTGCAACTCCGGCTGAAAGGCGAAAACGACACGCCGCCCGCCGACGACGACATCCGCCGCGCGACCGAGGCCTTGATGCCGCTCGCCCATGCGCGCGACGTCGCCTTCATCATCAACGATCGGCCCGACCTCGCGGCGGAGCTCGGCGCCGACGGTGTCCATGTGGGCCAGACGGATACGAGCTATACCGAAGCCCGGAAAATCGTCGGCGCCGATCGGATCGTTGGCGTCACCTGCCATGCCTCGCGCCACCTGGCGATGGAAGCGGGCGAGGCCGGTGCGGACTATGTGGCTTTCGGCGCCTTTTACGAAACTGACACAAAAACCCCTATAAGTAGGGCCGAACCCGAAATCCTGACCTGGTGGTCGGAAACTTTCGTGGTGCCCTGCGTGGCGATCGGCGGCATCACGGTGCAAAATGCCGCGGTTCTGGTACGCGCCGGGGCGGATTTTCTGGCCGTGTCGTCAGGCGTCTGGGCCCATGCCGAGGGGCCGGCCGCCGCCATGCGTGCCTTTGATCGAATTCTGGCCGAGGAAAGCAAGTTCCGATGAGGCATCTAGTTGTTGCGTTGAGTTTGGCCATCGCATCGGCATGGGCCGCAATGCCTGAAGCGTCCGCGCAGAACGCGCCCTCACCGCGCGCCGCTCAGGCAAAGCCGGGTTCCGACGCAATGGCGCCGGCGATGGCAGCCTATCGGGAAGAGCGCTACGGAGAAGCGCGGCTCCTTGCCCTGCCGCTCGCCGAAAAAGGCGACATCGCCGCGCAACTGATGCTCGGCTCGATCTACAACAACGGCGAAGGTGTCGCCCCCGACGGCAACGAAGCCGCCAAGTGGTTTCGCATGGCGGCTGATCAAGGCGACGCCAGCGCCCAATACGCCCTCGCCATGCTGATGGAATATGGCCGCATCGACGGTGCCACGCCCGAAGCGGCGCGCAAGCTCTTCCAGAAAGCAGCCGATCAGGGCCATGCCGGCGCCACCACCGAACTTGGCATGATGTACACGACCGGCCATGGCGGGCCGCGCGACATCGGTATGGCGGCATCGCTCTTCGAAAGTGCCGCAAAAACCGGCCACGCCGACGCGCAATACTATCTCGGGACACTCTTTGCCGCCGGCCGGGGCAAGCCGCAGAATCTCGGCGAAGCAGCCCGCTATTTCCAGCTGGCGGCCGATCAGGGCCAGCCCGAGGCCAGCTATCAGCTCGGCCTGATGCTGCAGGACGGCGTGGGCCTGTCGAAAAACCCGGCCGAGGCGGCCCGGCGCTTTACAGTCGCCGCAGAAGGCGGCCTGCCGGAAGCACAAACGGCGCTGGCCTTCGCCTATCTCGGCGGCGAGGGCGTCGAACGCAACGACACGACGGCCGCGAGGTGGTTCACCGAGGCGGCCATGCGCGGCGAACCGCTGGCGCAGGACCGGCTCGCCCGCCTCTATTTTCTGGGTCAGGGCGTCGCGCGCGACGTCGCCGCCGCCCTGCTCTGGCTGACGCTCGCCGAGCGCGGCGGATACGAGGACGCGACGCTTCGGAACTCGATCGAGCCCGAAATCACCCCCGAAATCACCGCCCAGGTCGAGGAACAGCTCGCGAAATGGGACAGTGCGGCCGGGGGCGGCGCAGCAGCGAACTGAACGCCATACGTCCGGCCAGCACACGCCTTTCGGCCGAAAGGCCCTGTCCATTGCCGGCGCATGGTGTTATCAGAACGCCGGTCGAGCCTCACCGGCAGGCCCCGACACCCTTTTCCAGCTTCAGCAATCCCCGAATTCGAGCATCCCATGAAGATCAACGGCAACGAAATCCGCCCCGGCAACGTCATCGAGCACGAAGGCGGCCTCTGGGCCGCGGTCAAGGTC contains these protein-coding regions:
- a CDS encoding class I fructose-bisphosphate aldolase, whose translation is MTETLESIAEAMVAPGKGILAADESSGTIKKRFDSINVESTADSRRDYREMLFRTEEAMKNYISGVILYDETIRQKAKDGAPLVDLIKKAGSIPGIKVDTGAKDMPGFPGEKITEGLDGLGERLAEYYDLGARFAKWRAVIDIAPGIPTRTCLEANAEALARYAALCQQAKIVPIVEPEVLMDGGHDVDRCFEVTEETLRILFDRLAAHRVRLEGTVLKPNMVIAGKKCGKQASVEEVAEKTIACFRRTVPAAIPGIVFLSGGQSDEDATAHLNAMNAIGGFPWKMSFSYGRALQAAPLKAWGGEAQNVPAGQRAFLHRAKMNGLATLGTWKAALEKAA
- the thiE gene encoding thiamine phosphate synthase, with the translated sequence MTEPNAETPCRLYLITPPRFEPRAFADTLKAALDAGDVASLQLRLKGENDTPPADDDIRRATEALMPLAHARDVAFIINDRPDLAAELGADGVHVGQTDTSYTEARKIVGADRIVGVTCHASRHLAMEAGEAGADYVAFGAFYETDTKTPISRAEPEILTWWSETFVVPCVAIGGITVQNAAVLVRAGADFLAVSSGVWAHAEGPAAAMRAFDRILAEESKFR
- a CDS encoding tetratricopeptide repeat protein, translating into MPEASAQNAPSPRAAQAKPGSDAMAPAMAAYREERYGEARLLALPLAEKGDIAAQLMLGSIYNNGEGVAPDGNEAAKWFRMAADQGDASAQYALAMLMEYGRIDGATPEAARKLFQKAADQGHAGATTELGMMYTTGHGGPRDIGMAASLFESAAKTGHADAQYYLGTLFAAGRGKPQNLGEAARYFQLAADQGQPEASYQLGLMLQDGVGLSKNPAEAARRFTVAAEGGLPEAQTALAFAYLGGEGVERNDTTAARWFTEAAMRGEPLAQDRLARLYFLGQGVARDVAAALLWLTLAERGGYEDATLRNSIEPEITPEITAQVEEQLAKWDSAAGGGAAAN
- a CDS encoding phosphoglycerate kinase, which translates into the protein MAGHKTLDDLFATADIKGRRVLVRADLNVPMQDGKVGDATRLERVAPTLTELAGRGAKVVVLSHFGRPKGKPDAKYSLKPVAEALSAFTGGTVAFADDCIGEVAQRAIEALAPGSILVLENTRFHAGEEKNDPDFAAALAKNGDVYVNDAFSCAHRAHGSTEGITRFLPSYAGRAMEAELTALEAALGTPKRPVVAVVGGAKISTKIALLANLVKKVDALVIGGGMANTFLAAQGKKIGKSLCEPDLLDTAREILESARAAKCDVVLPSDVVVAAEFKAGATAHTVSADAVPEDMMILDVGPDTLKHLAGRFETAKTVVWNGPLGAFEIPPFDRGTVEAARLVAMRSKQGELVSVAGGGDTVAALNEAGAAEDFTYVSAAGGAFLEWMEGVELPGVAALAKT